The DNA region CAATTTAACAATATTTTGTTTCAAGGTATTATTAATAATCAATTGATATTTAAATTAAAATTTAATAATTTTTTTAAATTTAGTTTATATGGAAAAGTATTATTAAATAGTTTAAGTCATCCTATGTATATTAATTTAAATATTCATCGTTTTTTATTTCCAATTAAAAAAAATTTAATATTTACCTCAAAAAAATTTAATTTAATTTTAAAAGGAACATTTAATAATTATTATTTATCATTAAAAAATATTATTAATATTTCAAATATGCCGTCAGTTTTTATAAATATTTTTGGTAATGGTCATTTAACAAATATTTATTTAAATAAAATTTGTTGTATTCCATTTGTAAAAAAAGTTAAAAATAATAAATTAATTAATTTACAAAAAGAAAATTATAATCGATATATTTCTCAATTAATAGGAAATATTAATATATCGAGTAATTTTCATAACAATATAAATAGTATTAACATTCCTAGTTTTAATATAAAAACAAATATAGTAAATAGAAAATTATTAATACTAGGGGCTTTATATTATAATCAAATAAATAATATTAAAATACCTAAAATAAATTTTTTTTCAGGGAAAAATAAAGGATTTATATCAGGTTCAATATCAAAAATAATTAATATTAATTCGTCTATTAATGCTAATAATTTAGATTATTTTATACCTAATTTAAAAGGAGCAATTACAGCTACATTAAATATATATGGTCTTTATTTTTCACCTATTTTTTCTGGTTTAGTTTTAGGAGAAAAATTAAATTGGAAAAATATGATATATTTAAATAGTATTAAAATGTTGATTAATATGAATTCGGAAAAAAATTGTAAAAAAGATATTTTTCTTGTTATTAAAAAAATCAAGTTTTTTAAATATTATCTAGATTTTTTAAAATTAAAGATTAATTGGGATAATACAAACCAAAAATGTTATTTATTTTTAAAAAATAAAAATTTAAGTATAAATTTTATGCTGAATGGAAAATTAAATTATCGAACAGGAATTTGGAGAGGAACTTTTAATAAAATAAATATTTTAAGTTTTAATAAAAAATGGGTTATAAATCAAAATCCTGTTGTATTTTTTTATAATAATAAAAACATGCAAATAAATAAAAAAAATAAAAACACACATAAAAACTATATTTTTTCTATAATAAATAAAATTAAAAAATCTGTACTTTCATCTGTTTTTAATTCATCTATTAATTTTAAAACTAATTTGTTTTTCAAAATAAATTTTAAATCAAGAAAAAAACAATCTTCTAATATAAAAGTTTTTTTATATAATAGTAATGTAAAATTGCAAAAAAAAATAAAAGATACAATTTTTACAAAAAAAATATCTTCTTTACAATTATATATTCATTTTAAAAAAAATAAAATTTTAACTCAGTGGTTAATATATCCATTAAAAAACAAAAATAATAAATTATTTGGATTTTTAAATATTTATAATTATTTTGATAAAAATAATATAAAAGGGAAATATTTTTTATTTAATTTTCCTTGTTCTATTTTAAATTTTTTTATTTTAAATTCTACAAAAGTAAAAGGAAAATGTACCGGGAATATAAAATTTTCTGGAACTTTATATCAGCCTCATATATTGGCTGATATTCATTTAAAAAATTTTTACATTAAAAGTAATAAGATATCACAGTATATTATTTTATTTTTTTATCCTTCTTTAAGTTTAATTAAATATGTAAAGATAAATCAATTAATTTTTATAAAGCAAGGAGATGTATTATTTCAATTACATTTCAATTCAAAAAGTAATATTCTTAGTTTTATAGAATGGAATATTTTTTTTAATAGTAATCAAATGCTTTTTTTTATATTTCCAAATATTAAATTAAATTTGTTTTCTCAATTAAGTTTACATTATTGTTTATCTAAATATGATTTAATTGGATATTTAAAATCTTTTTTATTTTATTTTAAAATTAATGAAAAAAATTTTGTTTTTTAAAAAATTTAAATAGTTTTTTTATTTTTAAATCGATTATATGCTGAACTAATCTCTAGTTTTGCAGATTTATGATTTTCCCATCCTATAATTTTTGTCCATTTTTCTTTTTCTAGTTTTTTATAATATTTAAAAAAATGTTCTATTTGTTTTTTTAACAATTCTGATATATCTGAGATATCATTAATATATTTATATGTTTGACAAATTTTACTTTTTGGTACAGCGATAATTTTAGCATCATCTCCTGATTCATCTTTCATTTGAAGCATTCCAATAGGTTTGCAGTGAATAACAGAATGAGATTGTATGGGATATGGTGATGGTATTAAAACGTCTAAAGGATCTCCATCCATAGATAACGTTTGATTAATATATCCATAATTACAAGGATAAAACATAGGTGTAGGTATGAACCGATCTACAAAAAGTAAACCTGATTTTTTATCTACTTCATATTTAATAGGAGATGAATTAGATGCTATTTCAATGATAACATATATATCATTTGGTATATTATCACCTGCAATAATTTTATTATAATTCATTAATAGTTACCTTTTTATATTTTAAAAATATTTTATTGATATTGAATTTTAATAAACATTATTTATAAAATATATAAAATTAAATAAATATTATTTATTTTAAAAAAGTAATTTATTTTAAAGTAATTATTTTTATATAGTTATTTCTAGAATAATATTAATATATCTTACTTTTACTGATATATTATATATATTATTAAGGAGTTACAAATGAAATTAATAAATCAGATTAAAACTGAGGAAAATTTACTGATAAATGCAGTAAATAATACTTTACAATTAGCTAAAAAAACAATTTCTTGTTCTGTTGAAGTTTTTGTTAAAAAAACAATAGGCATTAATATTAATATTAGAAATAATATTGTAGAAAATATAGAATTTAATAGTGATGGAGCATTATTTATTACTGTTTATAATAAGTTTTCTAAAGGTAGTGTCTCATCTAGAGATTTTAGTATTAATGGTATTAAAAAAATGTTAGAAATTGCTATTGATATTTCTAAACATTCGTCTTCTGATTTTTTTGTAGGATTACCAGATATAAGATTATTATGTTTTCATGCTAATAATCTTGATTTATTTCATCCTTCTGAACTAGATATAAAAAAAGGAATTAATTTCGCTTCTCTTGTAGAACAAGAAGCATTTAAATTTGACAAAAGAATTGTAAATAGTGAAGGAAGTTTTTTTAGCAATCATGTTACTATAAATGTTTTTGGAAATAGTTTAGGAATGCTAGAAAAATATAAATCTACTCTTTATTCCGCTTATAACTGTATGATTGCAAAAGAAAATAATGTAATGCAAAGGGATTTTTATTATTCTACTTCTAGAAAGATAGAAAATTTAGAAAAACCTGATATTTTAGGTAAAAAAACTGCTAAACGTGCTGTTTCTAGATTAGGTTCTAGAAAAATTAATACTATAAAATCTTCAATTATATTTTCAAGAG from Buchnera aphidicola (Aphis helianthi) includes:
- the pmbA gene encoding metalloprotease PmbA — translated: MKLINQIKTEENLLINAVNNTLQLAKKTISCSVEVFVKKTIGININIRNNIVENIEFNSDGALFITVYNKFSKGSVSSRDFSINGIKKMLEIAIDISKHSSSDFFVGLPDIRLLCFHANNLDLFHPSELDIKKGINFASLVEQEAFKFDKRIVNSEGSFFSNHVTINVFGNSLGMLEKYKSTLYSAYNCMIAKENNVMQRDFYYSTSRKIENLEKPDILGKKTAKRAVSRLGSRKINTIKSSIIFSREIASTFFSYLIAAISGDNVYRKSTFLLYDLQKKIFPTWLNIIEKPDILQGLGSKPFDNEGVKTNEKYIIKNGILKTWLLNSYNARRLGLISTGNAGGIYNWLISNQNILFQDLLANMKTGLLVTELMGQGVDIVSGNYSQGAIGFWIENGKIQYPVNEVTISGNLRNIWNNILSISNDIDIRNNIQCGSILISEMQISGK
- the ppa gene encoding inorganic diphosphatase, with the protein product MNYNKIIAGDNIPNDIYVIIEIASNSSPIKYEVDKKSGLLFVDRFIPTPMFYPCNYGYINQTLSMDGDPLDVLIPSPYPIQSHSVIHCKPIGMLQMKDESGDDAKIIAVPKSKICQTYKYINDISDISELLKKQIEHFFKYYKKLEKEKWTKIIGWENHKSAKLEISSAYNRFKNKKTI